In the Rhizobium sp. CB3090 genome, one interval contains:
- the dapF gene encoding diaminopimelate epimerase — protein MSNTVEFARMNGLGNKILVVDMRGRKDVVTAAAAIALNADPATGFDQIMAIHDPKAEGTDAWIDILNSDGTKAQACGNGTRCVVQALAAETGKKIFTFQTVAGILNAVEHEDGTISVDMGKPVFAWDKIPLAEEFADTRRIELQIGPIDNPVLHSPSVMSMGNPHAIFWVDKDPMSYDLARFGPLLENHPMFPERANITLAQVLSPTTLRTRTWERGAGLTLACGSAACSAAVCAARTGRTGRKVTIDVASAPASGQLTIEWRESDDHVVMTGPAEWEWSGSVDPVTGRWTRDREQGAQAR, from the coding sequence ATGAGCAACACGGTCGAATTCGCGCGGATGAACGGGCTTGGCAACAAGATCCTGGTTGTCGACATGCGCGGCCGCAAAGACGTGGTGACAGCGGCTGCGGCGATTGCGTTGAATGCCGATCCGGCCACTGGGTTCGATCAGATCATGGCGATTCACGATCCGAAGGCAGAGGGTACCGACGCCTGGATCGATATTCTGAATTCCGACGGCACCAAGGCGCAGGCCTGCGGCAACGGCACGCGCTGCGTCGTGCAGGCGCTTGCGGCCGAGACCGGCAAGAAGATATTCACCTTCCAGACCGTCGCCGGCATCTTGAATGCGGTCGAGCATGAGGACGGTACGATCTCGGTCGATATGGGCAAGCCGGTTTTTGCCTGGGACAAGATCCCGCTCGCCGAGGAATTCGCCGACACGCGCCGCATCGAGCTGCAGATCGGGCCGATCGACAATCCTGTCCTGCATTCGCCTTCGGTCATGTCGATGGGCAATCCGCATGCGATCTTCTGGGTCGACAAGGACCCGATGTCCTACGATCTCGCCCGCTTCGGGCCGCTGCTCGAAAACCATCCGATGTTTCCCGAGCGCGCCAATATCACCTTGGCGCAAGTGCTTTCGCCGACCACGCTGCGCACGCGCACCTGGGAGCGTGGCGCCGGGCTGACGCTTGCCTGCGGCTCGGCCGCCTGTTCGGCCGCCGTCTGCGCGGCCCGCACCGGCCGCACCGGCCGCAAGGTGACGATCGATGTCGCCTCTGCCCCCGCCTCGGGCCAGCTCACGATAGAGTGGCGGGAAAGCGACGATCATGTCGTCATGACCGGTCCGGCGGAATGGGAATGGTCAGGCTCCGTCGATCCCGTGACTGGTCGCTGGACGCGCGATCGGGAGCAGGGGGCTCAGGCGCGGTGA